One Triplophysa dalaica isolate WHDGS20190420 chromosome 11, ASM1584641v1, whole genome shotgun sequence genomic window carries:
- the cacul1 gene encoding CDK2-associated and cullin domain-containing protein 1 — MVNFFRYSSQMDEMEEEDVELLDDHNHNSRAVRSPAQVCVDSDSSSSDTCESDALLLSSASRFLMNGMSAEEYRTVYWPKLDSAIDQLLTQSPLEHISISYEQIYSHVYKCVCQQHSELLYNDLMWKITGHLERVSSELQASPAECFIENFNFALTQYTAALHCIVPVFIYMNKFYIETKLNRDLREDLMKLFSDHVAEKHVHTLLPLLQNAHSMPFQVKPSTMASVMKGLHSLRPDWVPLAPALFSRFIPQIHPPALESQLPFYAAQDKKLQLELSQNGFCRGDQSRKRASEES; from the exons atggtAAACTTCTTCCGCTACTCCAGTCAAATGGATGAAATGGAGGAAGAAGATGTCGAGCTGCTCGATGATCACAACCATAACTCTCGCGCTGTGCGCTCACCTGcgcag GTGTGTGTGGACTCGGACTCCAGCAGCAGTGACACTTGTGAATCAGACGCACTGCTGCTCAGCTCAGCCTCCAGATTCC TCATGAATGGGATGAGCGCAGAAGAGTACAGGACGGTGTACTGGCCCAAACTGGACTCAGCCATCGATCAGCTGCTCACTCAGAGTCCTCTGGAGCACATCTCCATCTCATATGAACAGATATACAG TCAcgtgtataagtgtgtgtgtcagcagCATTCTGAACTGCTGTACAATGACTTGATGTGGAAAATCACCGGTCATCTGGAAAGAGTTTCCTCAGAGCTGCAG GCCAGTCCAGCGGAGTGTTTCATTGAGAACTTCAACTTTGCTCTGACTCAGTACACCGCTGCACTGCACTGCATCGTTCCAGTTTTTATCTATAtg aACAAGTTCTACATCGAGACGAAGCTGAACAGAGACCTGAGGGAGGATCTCATGAAGCTCTTCTCAGATCATGTGGCAGAGAAACACGTCCACACATTACTGC CACTTCTTCAAAACGCTCATTCCATGCCATTTCAAGTCAAACCATCAACGATGGCGAGTGTGATGAAAGGTCTTCACAGCCTCCGGCCGG ATTGGGTTCCTCTGGCCCCGGCTCTGTTTTCTAGATTCATTCCTCAGATCCATCCTCCTGCTCTTGAATCTCAGCTCCCGTTCTACGCTGCTCAAGACAAAAAGCTTCAGCTGGAGCTGTCGCAGAACGGTTTCTGCAG AGGCGATCAGTCACGGAAGAGAGCGAGCGAGGAGTCGTGA